From Veillonella dispar, one genomic window encodes:
- the polA gene encoding DNA polymerase I, which yields MKKLMIIDGSSLLFRAFFALPPLKSALGTPTNAVYGFLTMLIKLYEEINPDYIAVAFDKGRQTFRTEMYSEYKGNRPDAPEDLRPQFSLIQDVLKALGICVIEEEGFEGDDILGSLSKKFGTPEMAVKIITGDRDNLQLVTEHSHVFLTKKGISDMLEVTLDNMEELYGYGPDKVIEMKALMGDSSDNIPGVPGVGEKTALKLITEYGNLESVYDHIEDISGKKLKERLVENKDLAFLSRELATIKTDMDLSYKVEDFVQNFHTSEVQPLFETLGFTKLTPRIVQVMGGEEAAFGDLGSLFAPQEEISLDDVADAKALTPDFYTDKTVAVHVVLDGKTPFRTIETAYLSNGDTIVKTNDTKAVLAVLQGAKAIVTTQTKELIEALGEESPAEISLFNNDNTARIHDMSLLAYLLDPTRTNYGYLYLTERFSVPSIASGSVDVECVSMVKALLAMNEVACESARREELWSLYETIELPLIHTLVVMEKNGIYIDTNKLAETTARFKDELAQVQQEIYDLAGETFNINSPKQLGVILFEKMNLPVIKKTKTGYSTDAEVLDMLRNESPIVEKILAYRSVAKLVSTYLEGLAVLINDKTKRIHTTFNQMVTATGRLSSSDPNLQNIPVRTEKGREIRALFYPGAGYDTLVSADYSQIELRILAHLSGDEALIKAFVDGKDIHRFTAAEVLGKAQEDVTSEERSHAKAINFGIIYGISDFGLSRDLGITRGEAKNYIDLYFSRYPKVKEYMDRMVQEAHETGKVRTMFGRQRELPDINSRNFNRRSFAERTAMNTPIQGTAADIIKLAMNQVEQKLEEGNFKSRLLLQVHDELVLEVVNEELEAVEELLRSTMQSVVELHVPLIVDVHHAENWALVK from the coding sequence ATGAAAAAATTAATGATTATAGATGGCAGTAGTTTGTTATTCCGTGCATTTTTTGCGTTACCACCGTTGAAGTCTGCTTTGGGGACTCCAACGAATGCAGTGTATGGTTTTTTAACAATGCTCATCAAATTATACGAAGAAATTAACCCTGATTATATTGCGGTAGCTTTTGATAAAGGTCGTCAAACATTCCGTACTGAAATGTATAGCGAATATAAAGGCAATCGTCCAGATGCACCAGAGGATTTACGCCCTCAATTTAGTCTTATTCAAGATGTATTAAAAGCTTTAGGTATTTGTGTTATTGAAGAAGAAGGCTTTGAAGGGGACGATATTCTAGGATCGTTGAGTAAGAAATTTGGTACACCAGAAATGGCTGTTAAAATTATTACTGGTGACCGCGATAACCTTCAACTCGTAACAGAACATAGTCATGTATTCCTAACTAAAAAAGGCATTTCTGACATGTTAGAGGTTACTCTTGATAACATGGAGGAACTTTATGGTTATGGCCCAGATAAGGTTATCGAAATGAAAGCTCTTATGGGGGATTCTTCCGATAATATTCCAGGTGTACCAGGTGTAGGTGAAAAAACGGCTCTTAAATTGATTACAGAATACGGTAATCTTGAATCTGTATATGACCATATCGAAGATATTTCCGGTAAGAAATTAAAAGAGCGACTCGTAGAAAATAAAGACTTAGCGTTTTTATCTCGTGAATTGGCAACCATTAAGACAGATATGGATTTATCTTACAAGGTTGAAGATTTTGTACAAAATTTCCATACCTCTGAGGTACAGCCTTTATTCGAAACCTTGGGATTTACTAAATTAACGCCTCGTATCGTACAAGTAATGGGCGGAGAGGAAGCAGCTTTTGGTGATTTGGGTTCTCTCTTTGCACCACAAGAAGAAATTTCTTTAGACGATGTAGCTGATGCTAAGGCTCTAACCCCTGACTTCTATACAGATAAAACAGTAGCAGTACATGTTGTACTCGATGGCAAAACTCCATTTAGAACTATTGAGACTGCCTATCTTTCTAATGGTGATACTATCGTTAAAACAAATGATACAAAGGCTGTTCTTGCGGTGTTACAAGGGGCTAAGGCCATTGTTACTACTCAAACAAAAGAACTAATAGAAGCATTAGGTGAAGAGTCGCCAGCTGAAATCTCTTTGTTTAATAATGACAATACTGCACGTATCCATGATATGTCTCTACTAGCGTATCTGTTAGATCCTACGCGTACTAACTACGGGTATCTATATTTAACGGAACGCTTCTCCGTGCCAAGCATTGCTAGTGGTAGTGTAGATGTAGAATGCGTGTCCATGGTGAAAGCTTTACTCGCTATGAACGAAGTAGCTTGTGAATCTGCACGCCGTGAAGAGCTTTGGTCTCTATATGAAACAATTGAGTTGCCATTGATTCATACTTTAGTAGTAATGGAGAAAAATGGTATATATATTGATACAAATAAACTGGCTGAAACGACAGCTCGCTTTAAAGATGAATTAGCCCAAGTACAACAAGAGATTTATGATCTTGCTGGTGAAACTTTCAACATAAACTCTCCAAAACAGTTGGGGGTTATCTTGTTCGAAAAGATGAACTTGCCAGTTATTAAGAAAACTAAGACTGGATATTCCACAGATGCTGAAGTACTTGATATGCTTCGTAATGAAAGTCCAATCGTTGAAAAAATCTTGGCCTACCGTTCTGTTGCTAAGTTAGTTTCTACTTACTTAGAAGGCTTGGCAGTTCTTATTAATGATAAGACTAAGCGTATTCACACTACCTTTAATCAAATGGTTACAGCTACAGGCCGTTTGAGCTCTTCTGATCCTAACTTACAAAACATTCCTGTTCGTACTGAAAAAGGCCGTGAAATTCGTGCCTTATTCTATCCAGGTGCAGGGTACGACACATTAGTGAGTGCCGATTATTCTCAAATTGAGTTACGTATTTTAGCGCATCTTTCTGGCGATGAAGCTTTGATCAAAGCATTCGTTGATGGTAAGGATATTCACCGATTTACTGCGGCAGAGGTACTAGGTAAAGCCCAAGAGGATGTAACAAGCGAAGAGCGTTCTCATGCTAAGGCTATTAACTTCGGTATTATTTATGGTATTTCTGACTTTGGCTTATCTCGCGACCTTGGCATCACACGGGGGGAAGCTAAAAACTATATTGATTTATACTTTAGCCGTTATCCTAAGGTTAAAGAGTACATGGATCGTATGGTTCAGGAAGCCCATGAAACTGGTAAGGTTCGCACTATGTTCGGCCGTCAACGCGAACTTCCTGATATTAACAGCCGTAACTTTAACCGTCGTTCCTTTGCTGAACGTACGGCGATGAATACACCAATTCAAGGTACTGCTGCAGATATTATCAAGTTAGCAATGAACCAAGTTGAGCAAAAACTAGAGGAAGGAAACTTCAAATCTCGACTTTTATTACAAGTACATGACGAACTTGTATTAGAAGTAGTAAATGAAGAATTAGAAGCAGTTGAAGAATTATTGCGTTCTACCATGCAATCTGTCGTAGAATTACATGTTCCTCTTATTGTAGATGTGCATCATGCTGAGAACTGGGCATTGGTAAAATAG
- the rpsT gene encoding 30S ribosomal protein S20 gives MPNIKSSIRSVKTDAERRAKNAAVKSQIRTAARKTVEAVQAGAVEEAKQALVHATSVIDKAASKGVLHKNTAARKKSNLAAKVNAL, from the coding sequence TTGCCAAACATTAAATCCAGTATTAGAAGCGTAAAAACGGATGCTGAACGTCGTGCGAAAAACGCCGCTGTAAAATCTCAAATCCGTACAGCAGCTCGTAAAACCGTTGAAGCTGTTCAAGCAGGCGCAGTAGAAGAAGCAAAACAAGCACTTGTTCATGCTACTAGCGTAATTGATAAAGCAGCCTCCAAAGGTGTACTTCATAAAAACACTGCAGCTCGCAAAAAATCCAACCTTGCAGCTAAAGTAAACGCTTTATAA
- a CDS encoding RNA ligase: MRTLLLMRGAPASGKSQWIHDNNLEAYTLEADHFRMLLRSPSLGEDGWYISQEDNGPAWELLLDCLEKRMSNGDFVVLDATHTTSKAVNAYKELLNKYKYTVYYYEPDTSLEECLARNAERTDYKRVPEQVIHRMHKVIKTTPLPKFCKKINSIDEINNYFTVDLTNQYERVRIIGDIHGCYTALQQAISPWDEKTLYIFCGDYLERGIENKEMMYEMMRLSTLPNTIMLEGNHERHIANFAFNTNLDRSKRFMKEVVAPIIKDMTKKEVESLQRELRLFYKSLRQCYPFSFHGKKYLVSHGGLSYVPNMTFIATSTFINGFGAYETDIAKIYDANYEKGMCQNFIQIHGHRGVPDGTYSFCLEGEVEFGGELKYIDITADAFTKSGIKNDVYDKDYMRHEYQNMTQHLIYTQNEDINILGNSKLVKVKKCSPNLYSLNFTSRVFHKRLWNESTVQARGLFVDRLTGDVKLRSYNKFFNLNERPETELNNLANTLSFPVEIRTKENGYLAILGVIKDELIFASKSTTEGMHVDLFKDLFQKLPEALQEEINELLKCNCCSMMFEVISQEDTHIIKYDQDHLYVLDMIQNTLDVNGKHIDVSFSRKRLAELDSILKKYDTQLISIVKTVQQVNTMDELTNIINKELNSHHESEGFVLVDSNGFMTKFKGPYYNTWKYRRNRILEPYQQNGKIPYENCKNEDDRKFADFLSTLEYDVVCKSTLLNIKAMMESKGLL, translated from the coding sequence ATGAGAACACTATTATTAATGCGTGGTGCTCCTGCTAGTGGTAAGTCTCAGTGGATTCATGACAACAATCTTGAGGCTTACACCTTAGAAGCCGATCATTTCCGTATGCTATTACGCAGCCCTTCTCTTGGTGAGGACGGTTGGTATATTTCACAAGAGGATAATGGTCCGGCCTGGGAGCTCCTCCTAGATTGCTTAGAAAAACGAATGAGCAATGGCGACTTTGTCGTTTTAGATGCTACCCACACTACATCTAAAGCTGTTAATGCATATAAAGAATTGCTTAACAAATATAAATATACTGTATATTACTACGAACCAGATACATCACTAGAAGAATGCTTGGCTCGTAATGCAGAACGTACAGATTACAAACGAGTACCGGAGCAAGTCATTCACCGTATGCACAAGGTGATTAAGACAACACCATTACCAAAGTTTTGTAAGAAAATAAATTCTATCGATGAAATCAACAATTACTTTACCGTAGATTTGACAAATCAATATGAACGAGTGCGTATCATTGGTGATATTCACGGTTGTTACACGGCATTACAACAAGCTATCTCACCTTGGGATGAAAAAACACTTTACATCTTTTGTGGTGACTATTTGGAACGCGGTATTGAAAATAAAGAAATGATGTACGAAATGATGCGTCTTAGTACATTGCCTAATACTATTATGTTAGAAGGTAATCACGAACGACATATCGCAAACTTTGCTTTCAATACAAATTTAGATCGTTCCAAACGATTTATGAAAGAAGTAGTAGCACCTATCATAAAAGATATGACTAAAAAAGAAGTTGAATCTCTTCAACGAGAATTACGCCTCTTTTATAAATCACTTCGTCAATGTTATCCATTTAGTTTCCATGGCAAGAAATATTTAGTATCCCATGGTGGTCTTTCCTATGTACCTAATATGACCTTTATAGCTACCTCTACCTTTATTAATGGTTTTGGAGCTTACGAAACAGATATTGCTAAAATATATGATGCTAATTACGAAAAAGGTATGTGTCAAAACTTTATTCAAATTCATGGTCATCGCGGTGTTCCCGATGGTACATATTCCTTCTGTTTAGAAGGAGAAGTAGAATTTGGTGGAGAGCTTAAATACATTGATATTACTGCAGATGCATTTACTAAAAGTGGTATTAAAAATGATGTGTACGATAAAGATTACATGCGCCATGAATACCAAAACATGACACAACATCTTATCTACACACAAAATGAAGATATTAATATTTTAGGTAATTCTAAATTAGTAAAAGTAAAAAAATGCTCCCCTAACCTATACTCCTTGAATTTCACCTCTCGTGTATTCCATAAACGACTATGGAACGAAAGTACCGTACAAGCGCGAGGATTATTTGTAGATCGCTTAACAGGAGATGTGAAATTACGTAGTTATAATAAATTCTTTAATCTCAATGAGCGGCCAGAAACAGAGTTAAATAATTTGGCTAATACACTCTCCTTCCCTGTTGAAATCCGAACTAAAGAAAATGGATACCTTGCTATCCTTGGTGTTATCAAAGATGAACTAATTTTTGCTTCTAAATCTACTACAGAAGGTATGCATGTAGATTTGTTTAAAGATTTATTCCAAAAATTACCTGAAGCCTTACAAGAAGAAATCAACGAATTATTAAAATGTAATTGCTGTTCTATGATGTTTGAAGTCATCAGCCAAGAAGATACACATATTATAAAATATGACCAAGATCATCTTTATGTACTTGATATGATTCAAAATACGTTAGATGTAAATGGTAAACATATTGATGTATCATTCTCTAGAAAGAGGCTAGCAGAACTAGACTCCATCCTTAAGAAATATGATACACAATTGATATCTATTGTAAAAACAGTTCAACAAGTAAATACTATGGACGAACTGACAAACATCATAAATAAAGAACTCAATTCACATCATGAGTCTGAAGGCTTTGTGTTAGTCGATAGCAATGGCTTTATGACAAAATTTAAAGGTCCTTATTATAATACTTGGAAGTACCGGCGAAATCGAATTCTAGAACCATATCAACAAAACGGTAAAATTCCTTATGAGAACTGTAAAAACGAAGATGATAGAAAATTTGCAGATTTCTTGAGTACACTAGAATATGATGTAGTTTGTAAGTCTACCTTACTAAATATTAAAGCAATGATGGAAAGTAAAGGCTTGCTATAA
- a CDS encoding phosphopentomutase, translating to MFKRIILLVMDSVGIGHAADAAKFGDEGSNTLGHIESTAGKIHCPNLKSLGLGHIADIADTGESINGAFGRMAELSTGKDTTSGHWEMMGHPVTVPFPTFYEGFPKELMDTFTKETGYGYLGNEVASGTEIIERLGAEHIKTGKPIVYTSADSVFQIAAHEDVIPLEELYHICQITRDKVCVGDYYVGRIIARPFVGELGSFVRTSNRHDYSRMPEKKMVQQELQDAGVPTVAVGKIGDIYAHVGWDESYPTKTNSHGMNMVPYLLGSSFERGLMMVNLVEFDSLYGHRRNVEGYKRAIEDFDYQLGGLLQLLNDDDLLLVTADHGNDPTWKGTDHTRELVPILGYSPRIDGPIDLGDRKSFADIGETILENFGLKQWDIGTSFMMKLSK from the coding sequence ATGTTTAAACGAATTATCCTATTAGTTATGGACTCTGTTGGTATCGGTCACGCTGCTGATGCTGCAAAATTTGGTGATGAAGGTTCTAATACATTAGGTCATATTGAATCAACAGCAGGTAAAATTCATTGCCCAAATTTGAAATCTTTAGGACTAGGACATATTGCCGATATTGCAGATACCGGTGAAAGCATTAACGGTGCTTTTGGTCGTATGGCGGAGCTCAGCACTGGTAAAGATACAACAAGTGGTCATTGGGAGATGATGGGGCATCCTGTTACCGTTCCATTCCCAACCTTTTACGAAGGTTTTCCAAAAGAATTAATGGATACTTTCACAAAGGAAACGGGCTATGGTTATTTAGGTAATGAAGTTGCATCTGGTACAGAAATTATTGAACGTCTGGGAGCAGAGCACATCAAAACAGGTAAGCCTATTGTATATACCTCGGCAGATTCTGTATTTCAAATTGCCGCCCATGAGGATGTGATCCCTCTAGAGGAACTATATCATATATGTCAAATTACCCGTGATAAGGTTTGCGTTGGTGATTATTATGTAGGCCGTATCATCGCTCGTCCATTCGTAGGTGAGCTTGGCAGTTTTGTACGTACCTCAAATCGTCATGATTATAGTCGTATGCCAGAGAAAAAGATGGTACAACAAGAGTTACAAGATGCTGGTGTGCCAACAGTAGCAGTTGGTAAAATTGGCGATATTTATGCCCATGTAGGATGGGATGAAAGCTATCCAACAAAGACTAATTCCCATGGCATGAATATGGTTCCATACTTACTTGGTTCCTCCTTTGAGCGTGGTTTAATGATGGTTAACCTCGTTGAATTTGATAGCTTATATGGTCATCGCAGAAATGTAGAAGGATACAAACGAGCTATTGAGGACTTTGATTACCAGCTAGGCGGCTTATTGCAATTACTAAATGATGATGATTTATTACTCGTCACCGCAGACCATGGTAACGATCCAACTTGGAAGGGAACCGATCATACTCGTGAATTAGTACCTATTCTTGGTTATAGTCCACGTATTGATGGCCCCATAGACCTTGGTGATAGAAAAAGCTTTGCTGATATTGGGGAAACTATATTAGAAAACTTTGGTTTAAAACAATGGGATATTGGAACATCGTTTATGATGAAACTTAGTAAATAA
- a CDS encoding NUDIX hydrolase, which translates to MAISKEIQKSSEMKFDGKLIKVTYDIADVNGNEAWREVVHHPGATAIVVVTEDNKIVMERQFRYALQQPLLEIPAGKLDPNEEPLTCAKRELAEETGYRANQWIPLGTIATSPGFCNEVLHLYLAKDLTMGETNWDPDEYVELEYFTLPELLEAIKAEQIKDSKSLAALMLAMPYLK; encoded by the coding sequence ATGGCAATTAGCAAAGAGATACAAAAGTCTAGCGAAATGAAGTTTGATGGTAAACTAATTAAAGTTACTTATGATATAGCAGATGTTAATGGTAATGAAGCATGGCGTGAGGTTGTTCATCATCCTGGTGCAACGGCTATTGTAGTTGTTACAGAAGATAATAAGATTGTAATGGAGCGTCAGTTCCGTTATGCTTTGCAACAGCCTTTGCTTGAAATTCCAGCAGGTAAATTGGATCCGAATGAAGAGCCTCTAACTTGTGCTAAACGTGAGTTAGCAGAGGAAACAGGTTATCGTGCGAACCAATGGATTCCGTTGGGCACAATTGCTACAAGTCCTGGCTTCTGTAATGAAGTGCTACATTTATATTTAGCAAAAGATCTTACTATGGGCGAAACTAATTGGGATCCAGACGAATATGTGGAACTTGAGTATTTTACTTTACCTGAATTATTAGAGGCTATCAAGGCGGAGCAAATTAAGGATAGCAAATCTTTGGCAGCCCTTATGCTAGCAATGCCGTACCTCAAATAA
- the dut gene encoding dUTP diphosphatase produces the protein MDIRGFEVVSAFEEQDINLPTRKTTESAGYDIECAEAVTLEPGQVVLVPTGLKAFMAYDEYLAIHIRSSMAIKRHLALVNSTGIIDSDYYNNEENEGHIMIALLNFGKETVTLEKGERVAQGIFSKYLLTNDDDATGVRTGGIGSTGTM, from the coding sequence ATGGATATTCGTGGCTTTGAAGTAGTTTCTGCTTTTGAAGAACAAGATATCAATTTACCGACACGTAAAACAACAGAAAGTGCAGGCTATGATATTGAATGCGCTGAAGCTGTTACTTTAGAACCAGGTCAAGTAGTACTCGTTCCAACAGGTCTTAAAGCTTTCATGGCGTATGACGAATATCTTGCTATTCATATCCGTTCTAGCATGGCCATTAAACGCCATCTTGCACTTGTGAATAGTACTGGTATCATCGATAGCGATTACTACAATAATGAGGAGAACGAAGGTCATATCATGATTGCCCTCCTAAACTTTGGCAAAGAAACAGTTACCCTTGAAAAAGGCGAACGCGTTGCCCAAGGTATATTCTCTAAATACCTACTCACAAACGATGACGATGCAACAGGCGTACGTACAGGTGGTATCGGTAGCACTGGTACAATGTAA
- a CDS encoding polyribonucleotide nucleotidyltransferase, whose product MEQFQMDLAGRTLTIETGELAKQAGGAVMVGYGDTRVLVTATGSKEAKDIDFFPLTVDYEEKMYAVGRLPGGFIKREARPPESAILNSRLIDRPIRPLFDKGVRNEVHVVATVMSVDQDCDPAICGMIGASAALSISDIPWNGPIAGVRMGRINGEFIVNPTKEQLEATDLNIVVAGTKDAILMVEGGAQEVPEETILEVIMAAHEEIKKIVAFQEDMKAKVGKEKRVFESKDVPAEIAEAVRAYGHDKLDAAVRCADKQQRDAQESEVRADVLAHFEEIYPDNLADVNKAFDAMTKEIVRHMITVEKIRPDGRKLDEVRPISCRTGVLPRTHGSGLFTRGQTQVLNVATVAPLSETQTIDGIGLETEKRYIHHYNFPSFSVGETRSSRGPGRREIGHGALAERALVPVIPSEEEFPYALRLVSEVLESNGSSSMASVCGSTLSLMDAGVPIKAPVAGIAMGLVTQGEHYTILTDIQGMEDALGDMDFKVAGTAKGVTAIQMDIKISGLSREILHEALEQAHKGRMHIMGIMLDTIAEPRQQMSQYAPRIITMKIDPDKIRDVIGSGGKVIRGIIDETGAKIDIEDDGTVFIASVDQEGAAKAQQIIENLTKEVEVGEVYLGKVTRLMAFGAFVEVLPGKEGLVHISKLAKERVENVEDVVNVGDEIMVKVIEIDKQGRINLSRKDCLK is encoded by the coding sequence ATGGAACAATTCCAAATGGACCTAGCTGGTCGTACGCTTACGATCGAGACTGGGGAACTTGCAAAACAAGCTGGCGGTGCTGTAATGGTTGGTTATGGCGATACTCGTGTACTCGTTACCGCTACAGGTTCTAAAGAGGCGAAGGATATCGATTTCTTCCCACTTACAGTAGACTATGAAGAAAAAATGTACGCTGTTGGTCGTTTACCAGGTGGCTTTATTAAACGTGAAGCGCGTCCACCTGAATCTGCGATTTTGAATAGCCGTTTGATTGACCGTCCTATTCGTCCATTATTCGATAAAGGTGTACGTAATGAAGTACACGTAGTGGCAACTGTTATGTCTGTTGACCAAGATTGTGATCCTGCAATCTGTGGTATGATTGGCGCTTCCGCTGCATTGTCTATTTCTGATATTCCTTGGAATGGTCCTATCGCAGGCGTTCGCATGGGTCGTATCAATGGTGAATTTATTGTTAATCCAACAAAAGAACAATTGGAAGCAACAGATCTTAATATTGTTGTAGCTGGTACAAAAGATGCTATCCTCATGGTTGAAGGTGGTGCTCAAGAGGTTCCAGAAGAAACTATTCTTGAAGTTATCATGGCAGCTCATGAAGAAATCAAAAAAATCGTAGCTTTCCAAGAAGACATGAAAGCTAAAGTAGGCAAGGAAAAACGCGTATTCGAAAGCAAAGATGTGCCTGCTGAAATTGCTGAAGCTGTTCGTGCCTATGGTCATGATAAACTTGACGCAGCAGTACGTTGTGCAGATAAACAACAACGTGATGCACAAGAAAGCGAAGTACGTGCCGATGTATTAGCACACTTTGAAGAAATCTACCCAGATAACTTAGCGGATGTAAATAAAGCATTTGATGCAATGACAAAAGAAATCGTGCGTCATATGATTACTGTTGAAAAAATTCGTCCAGACGGTCGTAAACTTGATGAAGTACGTCCTATCTCTTGTCGTACAGGTGTATTACCTCGTACACATGGTTCTGGTTTATTTACGCGTGGTCAAACTCAAGTATTGAACGTTGCTACTGTAGCTCCATTGTCTGAAACTCAAACAATTGATGGCATTGGTTTAGAAACAGAAAAACGTTATATTCACCACTATAATTTCCCATCCTTCTCCGTAGGTGAAACTCGTTCCTCCCGCGGTCCTGGCCGTCGTGAAATTGGTCATGGTGCGTTGGCTGAACGTGCATTGGTACCTGTTATTCCTAGCGAAGAAGAATTCCCATATGCATTGCGTCTTGTATCCGAAGTATTGGAATCCAATGGTTCTAGTTCCATGGCATCTGTATGTGGTTCCACATTATCTTTGATGGATGCTGGTGTACCTATTAAAGCTCCTGTTGCTGGTATTGCAATGGGTCTTGTAACTCAAGGCGAACACTACACAATCTTAACAGATATCCAAGGTATGGAAGATGCTCTTGGCGATATGGACTTCAAGGTTGCTGGTACAGCAAAAGGCGTAACTGCTATTCAAATGGATATCAAGATTTCTGGCTTGTCCCGTGAAATCCTTCATGAAGCATTAGAACAAGCTCATAAAGGTCGTATGCATATTATGGGCATCATGCTTGATACAATTGCTGAACCACGTCAACAAATGTCTCAATATGCTCCACGCATCATTACAATGAAAATCGATCCAGATAAGATTCGCGATGTAATCGGTTCTGGCGGTAAAGTAATTCGTGGTATTATCGATGAAACAGGCGCTAAAATCGATATCGAAGATGATGGTACAGTATTCATCGCTTCTGTAGACCAAGAAGGTGCTGCTAAAGCTCAACAAATCATCGAAAACCTTACTAAAGAGGTTGAAGTAGGTGAAGTATACCTTGGTAAAGTAACTCGTTTGATGGCATTTGGTGCTTTCGTAGAGGTATTACCAGGTAAAGAAGGTCTTGTACACATTTCCAAACTTGCAAAAGAACGCGTTGAAAATGTAGAAGATGTAGTAAATGTAGGGGATGAGATTATGGTAAAAGTTATCGAAATCGATAAACAAGGCCGTATCAACTTGTCTCGTAAGGATTGTTTAAAATAA
- the rpsO gene encoding 30S ribosomal protein S15: MLTTEAKLAVIKEYATHEGDTGSPEVQVAILTSRIQYLTDHLKEHKKDHHSRRGLLKLVGQRRNMLDYLRRKDIERYRSLIERLGLRK, from the coding sequence ATGTTAACTACAGAAGCTAAATTAGCAGTAATTAAAGAATACGCTACTCATGAAGGTGACACTGGTTCTCCAGAAGTACAAGTTGCGATTTTGACAAGCCGCATCCAATACTTAACAGATCACTTGAAAGAACACAAAAAAGACCATCATTCCCGTCGTGGTTTGTTGAAATTGGTTGGTCAACGCCGTAACATGCTTGACTACCTTCGTCGTAAAGATATCGAACGTTACCGTTCCCTTATCGAACGTCTTGGTCTTCGTAAATAA
- a CDS encoding ABC transporter ATP-binding protein, producing the protein MLEVKNMVKTFFKGTINEKTALQGIDLRLEEGDFCTVIGGNGAGKSTLLNSIAGVFPVDEGSITINDIDVTKMPEYKRAKYIGRVFQDPMVGTAGNMQIEENLILAMRRGKNLGLKWAFKDSEQAFFKERLALLGLGLEDRLSARMGLLSGGQRQSITLLMATMLRPDLLLLDEHTAALDPKTAENVLQLTDKLVSEHNLTTLMITHNMRDALRFGNRLIMMDAGRIIYDVKGEEKKKLTVADLLQKFEVAGENALSDRMVLGAK; encoded by the coding sequence ATGTTAGAAGTAAAAAATATGGTAAAAACCTTCTTTAAGGGCACAATCAATGAAAAAACTGCTCTTCAAGGTATTGATCTTCGATTAGAAGAAGGCGATTTCTGTACTGTAATCGGTGGTAATGGTGCTGGTAAAAGTACGTTACTAAACTCCATCGCTGGTGTATTCCCAGTAGATGAAGGATCCATTACTATTAATGATATTGATGTAACAAAAATGCCAGAATACAAACGTGCTAAATACATTGGTCGTGTATTCCAAGATCCTATGGTTGGTACGGCAGGCAATATGCAAATTGAGGAAAACTTGATACTTGCTATGCGCCGTGGTAAAAACTTAGGTCTTAAATGGGCTTTCAAAGATAGTGAACAAGCATTCTTCAAAGAACGCCTTGCATTATTAGGTTTAGGCCTTGAAGATCGTTTATCTGCTCGTATGGGCTTGTTATCTGGTGGTCAACGTCAATCTATTACATTGTTGATGGCTACTATGCTTCGTCCAGACCTTTTATTACTGGACGAACATACAGCGGCTCTTGACCCTAAGACTGCAGAAAATGTTTTGCAATTAACAGATAAACTCGTGTCAGAACATAATTTGACAACTCTTATGATTACCCATAATATGCGTGATGCATTGCGCTTTGGTAATCGCCTCATCATGATGGATGCTGGTCGCATTATTTATGATGTAAAAGGGGAAGAAAAGAAAAAATTAACAGTTGCCGATTTATTACAAAAATTTGAAGTAGCTGGGGAAAATGCATTGAGCGACCGCATGGTGCTTGGCGCAAAATAA